One window of the Mycoplasmopsis anatis genome contains the following:
- the holA gene encoding DNA polymerase III subunit delta: MPSSIFNYIKQKGGTISQADAIILSEILPDNLSIIISEIDKLLVENKNITSEMFNSSIPKYNLNNIFGFSNSLESYNFVEIWKNYKQQIDEGVDHYTLLMQINNIFSLAHKVYRLQKMDFTTMQMSGYLKIHEFRIKKANSLFNKYGYKKVLKIIKESAELEERVMYKGAEIEKEFETFLIKQFSKID; the protein is encoded by the coding sequence TTGCCTAGTTCGATCTTTAATTATATAAAACAAAAAGGTGGTACTATTTCGCAAGCAGATGCGATTATTTTAAGCGAAATTTTACCTGATAATTTATCAATAATAATTAGTGAAATTGATAAATTACTAGTTGAAAATAAAAATATAACTTCTGAAATGTTCAACTCAAGTATTCCAAAATACAATTTAAATAATATTTTCGGTTTTTCTAACTCACTTGAGTCATACAATTTTGTTGAGATTTGAAAAAATTACAAACAACAAATTGATGAAGGTGTAGATCACTATACACTTTTAATGCAAATTAATAATATTTTTTCTCTAGCTCATAAAGTGTATAGACTCCAAAAAATGGATTTTACCACAATGCAAATGTCAGGATATCTAAAGATTCATGAATTTAGAATTAAAAAAGCAAATTCTCTATTTAATAAATATGGATATAAAAAAGTATTAAAAATAATAAAAGAATCAGCGGAACTTGAAGAAAGAGTTATGTACAAAGGAGCAGAAATTGAAAAAGAATTTGAAACTTTCTTGATTAAACAGTTTTCAAAAATTGACTAA